The region TATTAATGGTCCTGCAACGCTTATGTCTACCTTAGTAGCAACCATTACTTTAGTAATATTACACAAATTGCTAGCAAAATTGACTTTTTGCTTTCCTCAAATAGAAAGTTTGTTTAAAGGGAAAGCTCATTTACTTATTGAAAATGGCAAGGTGTGTGAAAGTAGTTTAGCTTGTTATAATATTACATATAGCGATTTAGAGGGTGCAATACGAGAACAGCTTAATACAGATGATATTAAATGTGTAAAATATGGTTTTTTAGAAAGAAGTGGTAAAATTACTTTCATAAAGTATGAAAATAAGTAAAATTGTCATTGTACATTTGCTATCGATGATTTTTGTTGACTACACTATTATCATTGCTTGCTTTTAATCCTAGTATGCTAATTTACCTCTTTAGGCTATAAAATTTTAATAAATTAAGGACTTAATGATAATAGGGAGTGCTTATAACTACATATTTACTATGCTGATAAAATTATGAAAATCGTTATTAAAATTGGTACACAAAGCATATTAAAGAGCGATGGAACCCCTATAGAGTCCATACTAGTGACAATTGTTGATCAAATTGCTAAATTATTAAATGATAAACATCAGGTTATTTTAGTTAGTTCAGGCGCAGTAGGCTCAGGCCGTAAAATTTCTAAATCTTTTTTACAAAAATCTAGTAATACTGTGGGAGAAAAACAGCTGCTTGCCTCAATTGGTCAGCCTGAGTTGATTAATATCTACTCATCTTTATTTAAATCTGAAAATATTTTAGTGTCGCAACTTCTCTTAACTAAGCAAGATTTTCAAACCCGCCAACATTACTTAAACATTGCCCGCTTATTACAAGAACTGTCGAAACATCAAAATATTATTCCTATTATTAATGAGAATGATTCTGTAGCTATTGAAGAATTAATGTTTACTGATAATGACGAATTAGCAGGTCTTATTGCAGCTCAAGTTAATGCTGATCAGTTGATAATCCTAACTAATGTTGATGGTGTTTTTACAGGCGATCCTAAGCATCCGGATTCAAAATTAATTCACTTTATTGATCCTAATCAAGGATGGCCTACTGTTTCAACCTCTAAATCTTCTTTAGGGAGAGGAGGGATGTTATCAAAATTAAGTACGGCTCGTAAAATGTCAAGCTTAGGAATAACAACAACAATCGCTAATATCAATACAGACTCAATTATTAGCCGACTAGTTAATAAAGAATCGCTTGGCACATCTATTTTAGCTAAGAAAAAAACATCTAATATAAAAAGGTGGATTGCACTTCATAATAAAAAGCAACTACCTGCTATTATAATTAATGATAATTTACTATCTTTACTAAAAGAAAGTAAAAGAATAATTAGTATTCTTCCTGTTGGCATTATGAACATTACAGGGGAATGGAAAAAAGGTGATTTAGTTGATATCTTAAATTCTCGAAATGAAAAAGTTGGTATGGGCCTTGCCCGCTATGATGATAAACGTTTAGAAGAATATCTAGGTGAAAAAAATAAGCCCGCCTTTATTCATTATGACTACTTACATATTTTATAGCGAAATAAATTATTATGAATTCTGAAATTACTAGTCGGTTGGATGCAGTTAAAAAAGCTTTCTATGAACTTGAAAACTTAGACTTTTCTACACGGGTAGATGTTTTAAATAGACTAGCGACGCTTGTTAGAGATTTTAGTAAAGAATTAATAATAGAAAATGAAAAAGATCTCTTACGTATGGATACAGCTGATCCTAAATATGATAGGTTATTGTTAAATGAGGAAAGAATTAGAGCCATTGCATCTGATATTGAAGCGGTTGCTAAATTAGCAAATCCATTAGGAAAGATAATTGCAGAAAATAAACGGCCGAATGGTCTAGTTATTCAAAAAATAACAGTTCCTATTGGTGTGATTGCTGTTATTTATGAGTCCCGCCCTAATGTTACCCTAGATGTTTTTAGCCTCTGTTTTAAAACAGGAAATGCTTGTATATTAAAAGGGGGGAAAGAAGCATTTTACTCAAATCAATATTTAATTTCTTTAATTAAAACGGTGTTAAATGAGTTTAATTTAAATTCCAACATTGTTTATCTTTTCCCGCCAGAGCGTGAGTTAACCAGTGAGCTTCTAAAAGCGAATGATTATGTTGATTTATGCATTCCTAGAGGAAGTCAAGAATTAATAAATTTTGTAAGAAAGCATGCACAAGTGCCTATAATAGAAACAGGTGCAGGTATAGTTCATACCTATTTTGACAAAAGTGGTAACTTAAAAAAAGGGCAAGTTATTATTGATAATGCGAAAACGCGCAGAGTCAGTGTTTGTAATGCTTTAGATACCCTTATTGTACATCAAGACCGACTAGATGATTTACCTTTTTTAATACAATTATTAGCAGATAAGCAGGTAAAGATTTATGCCGATGAGCAGAGTTATCAGGCTTTAAATACATTTTACCCAAAGCATCTTTTATTTCAAGCGAAGGAAGAAAACTTCGGCCAAGAATATCTAGACTATAAACTTTCAATTAAGACAGTATCTTCCTTGCAAGAGGCTATTACTCATATTCAAAACTATACTTCTCATCATAGCGAAGCTATTATTACAGAAGATCAACAAACGCAACAGCGTTTTATGGCTGAAATTGATGCTGCCGTAATTTATGTCAATACATCAACAGCATTCACAGATGGTGGACAGTTTGGCTTAGGAGCAGAAATAGGGATTAGTACTCAAAAAATTCATGCTCGCGGGCCAATGGGTTTAGAAGCGCTAACAAGCTATAAATGGCTTGTTTATGGTGATGGACAAATAAGACAATAATATTATCAAGATACCTTTATTAACAAGAAAAACTAATATGTAATTTAGCACATTACCTAATTTAATTAAAATATAAAATCTTTATCCAAGAAATTTTAATTTAGTTCAGGGGCAGTTAATTGTTCGTCTTCAGCAGTACTAGATTTTCTTTCATCAGATGTATTAGAGTGAGAAAATAAACCTTTCCGTTTTATTACAACTTGAGCTGCTTTTTTTAAAGTTGGCTCTATTTCCTCTTGCTTTTCTTCATTCTCATCATGCTTTTTTTCTGGTACGCCTGCAACAGGGGCATAGGGCTTAGAATCAAGTAGGCAAGCATCAGAAAATAAACGTTTTGAACCTAAAATTTTCTCACAGAATATTAAATTAGTATTTTTATTCGTTTCAGCAGCTTCACCATGACTTTGATTTTCCAAGGAATACCTTGCTTCTACATGGGTTTGACTCGGTTCTTCAGGCTGAGCAGCAAGGATAGGTTCAGAAAAACTGATATCTGAAAATGTTCGCTTTGAGCCTGCCGCTTTTGGTGATTTGATTAAATCTTCAACTCTTGCAACAGCGGCAGGCGCTGCTAACGCGGCTGCTACAGCAGTGCTGTCCTCCATTCCTCCAACTGAAAGTTCACTAGGGGCCTGAAGCGCTATTTCACTTTTAGAAAATTTAGTTTCATCATCTGCAACAGCGGCAGGTGCTGCTAACGCGGCTGCTACAGCAGTGCTTTTCTCCATCCCTCCACCTGAAAGAGCGCTAGGCGCCTGAAGCGCTATTTCACTTTTAGAAAATTTAGTCTCGTCATCATCTCTTGATTCAGGAAAGATCATTTTTTTTTCTAAAAATTCATCATATTGAGGATTGAATCGCATACAATCTCTAGGTATATAGCAATCCACTTGGGGGCTTGTTTCTTTCCTAAAATCGTCCGTTTTGGTACCGCGTGTATCAAAAATAAAATATTCTAATTTTTTATTAAGTAATGAAGCAAGCGATCTAACTTCAAGACTTATTTTAAATTCACCACTAAAATAATAATATGGTTTACCATCTTTTATATCTATATTTAATTTAATGTTATAAATATTACATATATCTTCAATCTTAAAATTGTCTATGGCAACTTCATACACCTTAGGATGCAGGCTATCCTCACTACCAAAATATCTTCTTTTCATAAATATTAATTGAATTGGGATTGAAGGGTAAGAGGATGCCATCTCCCCACGAAAAACTATATAAACGTAAGAAGAACCTTTTTCCTCGGTTTCTGATTCTTGTCGCAAAAAAGCAACTTTTTGTAAGGGGTTATCTAATTCACTTGTTGCTATAGTAATACCCTTTTTATTTAAGATTAAATAAGCAAAAGGATTCTTGCTTTGTAGCTTCCATGCTAAAGTATTACTATTAAAGCAAGCATCTTTACTACGTGAGGGCGTAGTAACAGGAGAAGATTCTGACTTAAGGTACATGATTTAAATGTTTAAATTCTTTGCAGTTAGTTTATCTTAGCAAGAATACCTTAACTTAATATTAAGACTAATATGGTAGCTACCATTTTTATTAAAAGAGAAGCTAAGTGAAAATTTTCTCCAAAATTAAATACTAACTTTTGCGATCATCAAATAAAAAATACAAATTAGCATGAAAAAAGCTGGAAAACCTAAGAAAAACCATATTTTAAAAAGTTTATAGTACTGAGAGGGTAGGTCGCTATGTGTTTCTATACAGGATGCAAGTATATTACGAAGTTTAATTTGAATCCCGACCACAGGTAACCAGAAACAACCAATTAAACCATATAAAAAATAGCTCATTATAAGCCAATTAGCATTCCAAGGATAACCAAGCAACCAAATTAACCAAATGCCGGTTAAAGGTTGCACAATTACAGCAGGGGTTGTAAACAAAAAGTCTGCTAAAACTGTATTACGTATTGCATAATACTTTTCGTGCAAATTATTAGTAAACTTTGAACGGAACATAAAAAAAGCAATACCCATTCCGGTACCAAATAGGATAGTTGAACTAATAACATGTAATGTTTTAACAAAAAGATAAGTATTCATATCTGAATAAAGTTTTTTATGCCATAAAATCCTAACTGAATTTATACTATTATACTTTAAGTTTGTAAGCGTGGGGTAATTATGATTATAACTTTTAAAGATTTTGAAAATGTTGACTTACGTGCCGGAACAATTGTTAAAGCAGATTTATTCCCACGAGCTAAAAAGCCTGCCTATAAAGTCTGGGTCGATTTTGGGCCAACCTTAGGTATCTTACAAACATCTGCACAGATTACTATTCACTATACGATGGAAAATCTTATAGGGCGGAAAGTAATAGGTTGTGTAAATTTAGGTGAGAAAAATATTGCGGGTTTTACCTCACAATTTTTACTAGTAGGTTTTGCTGACAAACAAGGCGCAATATATCTAGCTACAACAGAATCTAACGTCCCTAACGGCCAAAAATTACATTAATAAACCAGATTTAAATTAATTTAAATTAATAATTAGTAAAAATCATAAGAATTTATTATCTAATTGTCAAAATATTAAACTATATTTATATTTAGCACATTACCTAAAAATTTTATATCAATTGCACAAGGTTCAAAAAATAACTACGCAATAAAAATATTAAAAGTAATTGGTAATACATAAGTATTTTAAAATTAACCATTAGAAAATTTTATGACTTAGAGCCGTTAACTTAATTAGGCCTATGGAGAAAAGTACTTTATATTAGGTAGAACTATTTTTGGAACGCAAAAATACTTTAAGGAAAATGACAAGTCTAGTATTTTTATTTAAGGTCTTTTAATTTTTTGTATACTTAAATTTAACTTTAATCTAAGGAAATATACAAAGCCTCTGGTTCTTAAATTAAGGAGTGATTATGGGACATAAGTTGAAGAACTTAATTCTTGAAATGAACATGGACAAATTCTTATTACAACCTTTAGGAAGCATAGTAGCCTTGATATTTGGTTTAATTTTTTTAACATCCATTCTTTACATGGCGGGCTTTATTAACGCTGCAGGTATTTCACTCGAAATATTACCTATTTCCTTTGTAGATATAATAGGTGCAGTAATTAAATTTACACCAGATATAGTTAGTGATTTTATGCCCATAATAATGGGGTATTTCTTTTTTGAAGTAATTTTTGCAAGTCGTCAGGAAAAAAAACTACATTTTAATTTCAGCAAAGAATTTTGGTTTTTTATTCTGTCATTTTTTATAGTAGGCATTGGCTTTGTAGTATATTACTTTACTGCTAGTCGTTCTTTATTATTAAATTTTCTTTACTATGCCTTGTTTGGCCTAATTATCTTTTTATGGGTACATGTTTCACGAAATAAAAATTTAGTAGATAAATTTGGCAGTATCATTATACATGTGCTTTTCTTAATTATATTTTCTGTAATTTATTATATTCAGGGGTTTACAGAAGGACTGGATGCCAATTTTTATGAGAAAAAATCGATATCTATTTATACAAATAAAACATGGCTACCAGCATATTTTATCTATCAGTTAAATAGGGGGCTTATTATAAGGATAGATAATAAAGTAGAATTTATTAATTACAAATTAATAGAGAAGATTAGATATAATTAATATCTTATCAATAATTTATTACGTTTGTATTTTTTTCCTCGGTTTCCGGAAATTGATCGAAGCAATCATAAACTAATTTTGAAAAGGAAGGTCCTGTAGAAATTAAACAAGCCATAATTTCTTTTCTAGGGATTTCACTATCGCCATATTTCTTTTCTAATTCTTCAAGTTCAATAATATTTTGTACTGCTACGTCCTGACGTAAACCATAGGATAGATAGGATAGGGCGAAAAAGGGAGTACAACAGTATTCTTTAATAGCTTGTTTTAGGGCATTTATTAGTGCTCTTGAACTATCTTTTTCTTCTTTTTTATTTTCAATTGTTGTTCTCATATTAAACATCATTAACCTTTTAAATAAATAATTAAAATTTTATAGCCTATCATAGAAGGAAAAAATAATACTTTATGGAATAAGATTAATCAATAATTTTGCAGTTTTATATCAATGCAATTTATATGAAACTATCTAACTTTTCATGAATGATTTTTAATTTTTTGATTTAAAATTGGCATTGCTAACTAGTTTAGGGAGTGAAATCTGGGTTATATCGGTTTTTTATATCTTTTCCACCATACCAGGAAGGTGCATCACTTGCTGGAAAAGTTTCTTTTAAAGTTTCGTCTATAATCTCTTCATCTGATTTTTTAGAATTCAAATCACTTTTCTTTGGCTGATTTTCTTTATTTTTCAGGTGATTCATAAAAATGCCTCAACTAAGATTTTTTCATTTTTCTATATACTTATTATAACATCTTTTATATACAATCTAATTCGGCGAATAAAGCCTGAATTTTGCGCTGCTTCATTAATGCTTAAGTGCTTGCAAACCTTCATTGTAAGTGCCACTGTTATTCAGATGACAATCGCTCACATAATTGACTTTAGTAAAAGTGATTTAAACAAGGAGTTTTTATAATGCAAAGGATTGTTCTATTATTTATAGGTTTAACCCTTCCTTTCAAAATTTTTGCTTGGTGGGAAATGGGGCATATGCTGGTAGCAAATATTGCTTATCAGCATTTAAGTGTCAAAGCAAAAGAAGACATTAAAAAATTGTTGCCTATTATGGAACAAGAAAATAATCCTTACTATCAATATAATTACGATGCTAAATATCCTAATAGAAGCATGATGAAAATAGCCGTTTGGCCAGATCATCTATTCTCCAAACCAAATTTCCTATTTACTATGTTTAATTGGCATTTTAAAGATGATCCTATTAGCATTGATGGATCTATGCCTGAAAAAATATATAACCAAAATGTAGTATGGGCAATTCAACAGTTAACTGAAAATTTAAGCCACCCTGATGGCAACCCCAGTATTAAAGTAAGATCTTTAGCCATGCTAATACATTTTGTCGGTGATATACATCAACCCCTTCATAATTCAAGTTTATATTCTAAGCAGTTTCCTCAGGGTGATGAAGGTGGAAATAAGTACTTAATATTTTTTAAAGAGGAAAACGGGGATGTTTTGAATAATTTGCATAAGCTTTGGGATAGTGGAATGACGTTATTTGTCGGTTATGGATTTCCATATAATTCAAAAGATCTTATTAATGTGGAATTAATCACGGCTATTATTATGCGTAATCAACCATTAAATCATTTTAATCATAAAGATTTTATATTTGATCCCGAGGAGTGGCATAAAGAGGGCTATGAAATAGCAAAAAATATATATAACTTAGATTTTGCTGGAGAACCTGATGCATCCTATTTAGCTAGAAATTCATTGATAATTGAAAAACAATTAGCTTTAGCAGGTTATAGATTAGCTTTTTTATTAAATAAAACTTTTTCTGATTCTCAAATGGGTTTAGTTAAGCCTGTGAAAGTATAATTTGCAAGCAATATTTTCTTTATAAAATCACCATAGTGAATTGGCTCAAAATGGGCAGGATTTTCTGGCGAGACACATTTTTGTAGCGGAGATACAGTCGTGTCCAAACTACAATTATAAAACAATGGGATAGAATAGCGTTGGTTATTGCTTGTGTTGATGACGCGATGTTTTGTTGCTTTCAACTTTCCATTAGACCAAATCGTCATCATGTGGCCGGTGTTTAAAATTAAGCTGTCTTCTCTTGGCAAAACATCGAGCCACTGGTTATTATCGGTAAGTATTTGTAATCCTCCACTATTATCCTGATGTAATAATGTAATGCAACCGTAATCAGTATGCGGCGCTGAGCCATATAAATCAGATGGTGCATTAGGGGGGGGTGGATAGGTGAGTAATCTAAGTAAAACATTAGGCTGGCGAAAATATCTATCTAAATAATTGGGCGAATAACCTAGCGCGACAGAAAACGCTCTAATTAGCAACTTACTAAGTTTCCTTAATGCTAAATAATAGTTTAATACTTGCTTTTTAAATTCTGGTAATTGGGTTGGCCATACTTGTATACCACCCAATACTGAAAAGAATTCTGGATTATCCTTAGGTATATCATTAAGCAATATAAATGATTCAGATTGATTACTCTTTTTTGCCCACCTAATTCTGTTATTTTCAGGGTTGAACTATTAACGGGTAAAAACCCTCTTAAATTCTTTGTAAATCGGATTTTATTTTTTTCTGCAAAAGGTAGCTGATGAAAATTTTTTGAAGCCTGATATATATCATTAATAGCTTGTTTCGGCACTCGATGATTAATAATTTGCCCAAATCCATAAGTAGAATAGGCAGCATAGATTTGCGATGCAACTTTCTCTAAACCAGATAATTTATCTACAAATAGTGGATCTAAATCTATACTAGGTATCATTCATTTTACCTATTTATTAAATACTAGCCATACAATTATTATAGAGTTTATATTTTAGATAATAGTTTTAATTTGAAATCAACCTAAGTAGATTTGCTGTTGATAATAAAGGATAAACTTAAGTAGCTCTGATTATTTTTTAAAATTCCTTGAATAATCAATAAATTTTTCTTAGCTTCCATCTTAAAAATTCGAATTAACGCTATTTTTAACGAAAAAAATTAAATTGGCTTTCGGCGAGCCTTTTTTGCCTATTTTCCATATTTAATGATCTTTTTTGATCGATTTTTATGCATAGTTAATCTTCTCTTAATTTTATTTTTGTATCATATGTTTAAATTAAAGACAAATTGTATGAAATGCGCAGAAACTTTGAAGGCTTATCTACCCTACGCGTTAATAAGATTAGAAATCATATTAATGCTTTAGAGGTTCAGGAAAGAAATCGGCTAATTACTGATACAGGTAATATGATCAGGGGTAGAATGGCTGATCATAGTGATGATGAAATTGAGAACTCTTTTAAATTAGTCTGTGAACGATATATATCAGAACCAGAAGAAGTAGAGCGTATTTTAGACAGGCTTAAAAATTGCCAAGATAAATCAGAGAAAACTAAATTCATTGCCACTTTTGTAGCGGAGCAAGAATCAATACCTTCGGAAGAGTTTATTGCATTTGTAAAAAAATTTTTAGAAATTATAAAAAATGATTCTGAATTAAATAGTTTCTTGGCCAATCCACAAGAATATATTAATAATCAAAAGCATAGATCAGCTTATGCTCTACAAATTCTTCAGTTCGTAATTAATAACCCGCGCTTTAATAGTTTGCCTGACGTAAATCGTAAAATACCTTCTGATACTTTTATTTCTACCTGGTTGACTAGTTATCTTTATCAATTAAACCTATTAGAATATGGCGCTAAAGATGCAATAAGATTTCCTGAATGTATTCATCCGGATTGGAAGGAACAAGTATTAGCTAAAGCGAAAAAGAATTATAATGGTCCACAAACAATAGGCACAGGTGCTCTTCCTTATTATACACGTAGAAATATTGCAGAAACTGCAAAACATGTTGCTCAAATGAAAATGGGCGAATGTCATAGTTTTGCCCAATTAGCAGCTGATCATCTTCTAAAGTTTATTGCAGCCGATAAATTTACTTCTATCGATATAAAAATGGTTAGTCATGTCAATGGCTTAGGGACGCATACTTTTCTTTTGATTGGGCATCAGTCAGATAACTTAGAAGACTTAAATAACTGTTTAATCGTTGATCTTTGGGCCGTGGCTATGGGGCATCTATCTACTTATGGTGTTTATACTCAAGAAAATTACCCTTTTCCAAGTATGTTAACAAAGTTAGTGTGTTGTTATGATAGTAGAGCACCATTACCCTTACCGCAACATTCTCAATCCAACAGTAGTTCATCAATCCAGCAAGACATTAAAACTACAGTTTTATCTGGAAATTTTTTCACTAAAAAATTAACACCCCCAATAAAAAAACATTTAACACCTCTGCAACAAGCGGTAATAGATTTT is a window of Legionella busanensis DNA encoding:
- a CDS encoding S1/P1 nuclease yields the protein MQRIVLLFIGLTLPFKIFAWWEMGHMLVANIAYQHLSVKAKEDIKKLLPIMEQENNPYYQYNYDAKYPNRSMMKIAVWPDHLFSKPNFLFTMFNWHFKDDPISIDGSMPEKIYNQNVVWAIQQLTENLSHPDGNPSIKVRSLAMLIHFVGDIHQPLHNSSLYSKQFPQGDEGGNKYLIFFKEENGDVLNNLHKLWDSGMTLFVGYGFPYNSKDLINVELITAIIMRNQPLNHFNHKDFIFDPEEWHKEGYEIAKNIYNLDFAGEPDASYLARNSLIIEKQLALAGYRLAFLLNKTFSDSQMGLVKPVKV
- a CDS encoding tRNA-binding protein, which encodes MIITFKDFENVDLRAGTIVKADLFPRAKKPAYKVWVDFGPTLGILQTSAQITIHYTMENLIGRKVIGCVNLGEKNIAGFTSQFLLVGFADKQGAIYLATTESNVPNGQKLH
- the proB gene encoding glutamate 5-kinase; translated protein: MKIVIKIGTQSILKSDGTPIESILVTIVDQIAKLLNDKHQVILVSSGAVGSGRKISKSFLQKSSNTVGEKQLLASIGQPELINIYSSLFKSENILVSQLLLTKQDFQTRQHYLNIARLLQELSKHQNIIPIINENDSVAIEELMFTDNDELAGLIAAQVNADQLIILTNVDGVFTGDPKHPDSKLIHFIDPNQGWPTVSTSKSSLGRGGMLSKLSTARKMSSLGITTTIANINTDSIISRLVNKESLGTSILAKKKTSNIKRWIALHNKKQLPAIIINDNLLSLLKESKRIISILPVGIMNITGEWKKGDLVDILNSRNEKVGMGLARYDDKRLEEYLGEKNKPAFIHYDYLHIL
- a CDS encoding glutamate-5-semialdehyde dehydrogenase, coding for MNSEITSRLDAVKKAFYELENLDFSTRVDVLNRLATLVRDFSKELIIENEKDLLRMDTADPKYDRLLLNEERIRAIASDIEAVAKLANPLGKIIAENKRPNGLVIQKITVPIGVIAVIYESRPNVTLDVFSLCFKTGNACILKGGKEAFYSNQYLISLIKTVLNEFNLNSNIVYLFPPERELTSELLKANDYVDLCIPRGSQELINFVRKHAQVPIIETGAGIVHTYFDKSGNLKKGQVIIDNAKTRRVSVCNALDTLIVHQDRLDDLPFLIQLLADKQVKIYADEQSYQALNTFYPKHLLFQAKEENFGQEYLDYKLSIKTVSSLQEAITHIQNYTSHHSEAIITEDQQTQQRFMAEIDAAVIYVNTSTAFTDGGQFGLGAEIGISTQKIHARGPMGLEALTSYKWLVYGDGQIRQ
- a CDS encoding DUF421 domain-containing protein, yielding MIFDFLSALNESHDLIYIFLRAILLFLFSVIFFRFGNHRYNLNTVMDTLLIITLGSLIGRGINGPATLMSTLVATITLVILHKLLAKLTFCFPQIESLFKGKAHLLIENGKVCESSLACYNITYSDLEGAIREQLNTDDIKCVKYGFLERSGKITFIKYENK
- a CDS encoding 2-oxoglutarate and iron-dependent oxygenase domain-containing protein, which encodes MIPSIDLDPLFVDKLSGLEKVASQIYAAYSTYGFGQIINHRVPKQAINDIYQASKNFHQLPFAEKNKIRFTKNLRGFLPVNSSTLKITELGGQKRVINLNHLYCLMIYLRIIQNSFQYWVVYKYGQPNYQNLKSKY
- a CDS encoding DUF2269 family protein, with the protein product MNTYLFVKTLHVISSTILFGTGMGIAFFMFRSKFTNNLHEKYYAIRNTVLADFLFTTPAVIVQPLTGIWLIWLLGYPWNANWLIMSYFLYGLIGCFWLPVVGIQIKLRNILASCIETHSDLPSQYYKLFKIWFFLGFPAFFMLICIFYLMIAKVSI
- a CDS encoding 2OG-Fe(II) oxygenase family protein; translation: MLIRAFSVALGYSPNYLDRYFRQPNVLLRLLTYPPPPNAPSDLYGSAPHTDYGCITLLHQDNSGGLQILTDNNQWLDVLPREDSLILNTGHMMTIWSNGKLKATKHRVINTSNNQRYSIPLFYNCSLDTTVSPLQKCVSPENPAHFEPIHYGDFIKKILLANYTFTGLTKPI